From the genome of Bacillus oleivorans, one region includes:
- a CDS encoding ABC transporter substrate-binding protein, producing MKKNFFRGLLFILVALFLGACSNSGSEETSTNTNSNHSESEETSPSTEAGPKIVRIAMSTEVDNLDPYLSAATDTMSMMDNVFDGLLDTNEAGELVPAIAESYDISDDGLTYTFKLKEGIKFHDGSDLTAEDVIYSYEKLSGLNGGEPLSSQFSVIEKIESASDYEVVITLKEKNSAFLAANIRPILPSGYEEQSSSPIGAGPFKFKEYKVGQELTLVKNEDYYDQENIPEADEVHFMVMPDSESSILAMQAGEIDIIPGISSQGLLQLGDTVSTVSGPQNMVQLMALNNSVEPLDDVKVRQAINLAIDKDVIIDTVADGEGSKLGSNFSPAMEFYYEPGLEEYYAPNIEEAKKLLAEAGLADGFTLELTVPSDYQFHVDTAQVIAEQLSQIGITVDIKLIEFSSWLEDVYQGEQYVSTIIGFTGKLDPYEILRRYESDYGSNFINYSNPEYDQLIADALAATDTTQMADLYKEAQQMLTEEAVSVFIMDPNRTIAMRKGLDGLKMYPIQKFNLEDLVFTE from the coding sequence ATGAAAAAGAATTTCTTTAGAGGCTTACTATTTATTTTAGTTGCTTTATTTCTAGGAGCTTGTTCAAATTCTGGTTCAGAGGAAACCAGTACAAATACGAACAGTAATCATTCTGAATCTGAAGAAACTTCACCTTCAACTGAAGCAGGGCCAAAGATTGTCCGGATTGCTATGAGTACAGAGGTAGATAACTTAGACCCTTATTTATCCGCAGCAACTGATACGATGTCGATGATGGATAATGTGTTTGACGGGTTATTAGATACGAATGAAGCTGGGGAATTAGTGCCAGCAATCGCAGAGTCTTATGATATTTCCGATGATGGATTAACGTATACATTCAAACTAAAAGAGGGCATCAAGTTCCATGATGGTTCTGATTTAACAGCAGAAGATGTCATTTATTCTTATGAAAAACTTAGCGGATTAAACGGCGGAGAACCTCTTTCTTCTCAGTTTTCAGTCATTGAAAAAATTGAATCAGCTTCTGATTATGAAGTCGTGATTACACTAAAAGAAAAAAACTCCGCCTTTTTAGCTGCCAATATTCGTCCGATATTGCCAAGCGGATATGAAGAACAAAGCTCAAGTCCAATCGGGGCAGGTCCTTTTAAATTTAAAGAATATAAAGTAGGTCAGGAGTTAACGTTAGTAAAAAATGAAGATTACTATGACCAAGAAAATATTCCAGAAGCAGATGAAGTCCATTTTATGGTCATGCCTGATTCAGAGTCTTCGATTTTAGCGATGCAAGCAGGTGAAATTGATATTATTCCTGGAATTAGTTCTCAAGGCTTGCTCCAATTAGGGGATACGGTCAGTACTGTTTCCGGTCCGCAAAACATGGTTCAATTAATGGCGTTAAATAATAGCGTCGAGCCGTTAGATGATGTAAAGGTACGTCAAGCTATTAATCTAGCCATTGATAAAGATGTCATTATTGATACAGTAGCTGATGGTGAAGGATCAAAATTAGGTTCGAATTTTAGTCCAGCGATGGAATTTTATTATGAGCCAGGCTTAGAAGAATACTATGCTCCAAATATTGAAGAAGCAAAAAAATTGTTAGCTGAAGCTGGTTTAGCTGATGGTTTTACATTGGAATTAACGGTTCCATCGGACTACCAATTCCATGTCGATACAGCACAGGTAATTGCTGAACAGCTGAGTCAAATTGGCATTACCGTTGATATTAAGTTAATTGAGTTCAGCTCATGGTTAGAGGATGTATACCAAGGAGAACAATATGTTTCTACGATTATCGGATTTACAGGTAAGCTGGATCCTTATGAAATTTTAAGAAGATATGAAAGTGACTATGGCAGCAACTTTATCAACTACAGTAATCCTGAATATGATCAGCTGATTGCGGATGCATTGGCTGCAACCGATACGACTCAGATGGCAGATTTGTATAAAGAAGCACAACAGATGTTAACGGAAGAAGCTGTATCTGTATTTATTATGGATCCAAATCGCACCATCGCCATGAGAAAAGGGTTAGACGGCTTAAAAATGTACCCAATCCAAAAATTTAACTTAGAAGATCTTGTGTTTACTGAATAG
- a CDS encoding ABC transporter permease, translated as MRYLLYKLSSFFITIVIVSLMIFFVFQLLPGNPAQIILGIDADPKQVEQLEKELGLDKPPVERYTDWVSGVIQGDLGESLRYQLPVSDIIAERLPVTFSLAIVSLLLTILIGLPLGIFIARSDGKWISVILNMFTQLGISIPSFWFGFMLILVFAVILQLFPSFGYVSWSEDFFGALRSFFLPSLAIAIGNIAVVIRYLRNTLLDQSNMDYVRTARCKGLSERIIVYKHILRNSLIPVLTIMGLIVADTLGGSIIIENVFALPGLGSLLIQSITSRDFPLVQSMVLYIAVLVLFINFIVDLLYKVVDPRIRLKG; from the coding sequence TTGAGGTATCTTCTATATAAGTTATCTAGTTTTTTTATAACGATTGTTATCGTGTCACTAATGATCTTTTTCGTCTTTCAGCTATTACCGGGGAACCCGGCGCAAATTATTCTCGGTATTGATGCCGATCCTAAGCAGGTCGAACAGCTTGAAAAAGAATTAGGCTTGGACAAGCCGCCAGTCGAACGATATACCGATTGGGTGTCTGGAGTTATTCAAGGTGATTTAGGCGAATCTCTCCGTTACCAGCTGCCGGTCAGTGACATTATTGCGGAACGTTTACCGGTAACCTTCTCATTAGCGATTGTTTCATTACTTCTTACTATTTTGATCGGGCTGCCTCTAGGCATATTTATCGCCCGGTCAGATGGTAAATGGATCTCCGTTATTTTAAATATGTTCACACAGTTAGGTATTTCGATTCCGTCCTTTTGGTTTGGCTTTATGCTGATTTTAGTATTTGCAGTCATATTACAGCTATTTCCAAGCTTTGGGTATGTGTCTTGGTCCGAGGATTTCTTTGGTGCACTGCGATCGTTCTTTTTACCTTCGCTTGCCATAGCGATTGGGAATATCGCTGTGGTGATACGATATTTGCGAAATACGCTATTGGATCAATCCAACATGGATTATGTTCGAACCGCCAGATGTAAAGGATTGAGTGAAAGAATCATTGTTTATAAGCATATTCTAAGAAACTCGTTAATTCCTGTTTTAACGATTATGGGTTTGATTGTAGCCGATACTCTTGGCGGCAGTATTATTATTGAAAATGTATTCGCGCTCCCGGGTCTAGGCAGTCTTTTGATTCAGTCGATTACATCTAGAGACTTCCCCTTGGTACAATCAATGGTCCTTTATATTGCGGTTCTCGTGCTTTTCATCAATTTTATTGTCGATCTATTGTATAAAGTTGTCGATCCGCGAATAAGGCTGAAGGGGTGA
- a CDS encoding ABC transporter permease, with product MKKRRSIPFFVGIGLVGLLAFMMIVSWFYTPYDPNSMDTVNRLAAPSWEHLFGTDNFGRDIFSRVMEGSQTAFIIGISSVSVGLFFGFLIGASAGYFGGWIDELAMRFIDAMFAFPGILLAIMLISVFEPGIKNTILALGIMSIPSFARIIRSSFIQYKQYDFVKASIAKGASSFRIIFHHILPNASSPILVAASLSFSGAILAESGLSYLGIGVQPPDPSWGRMLKEAQPYIASAPWYVVITGVIITIMVLGFNLLGDGIRDKQDKKA from the coding sequence GTGAAGAAAAGGAGAAGTATTCCGTTTTTTGTAGGAATTGGTTTAGTGGGACTGCTCGCTTTCATGATGATTGTGAGCTGGTTTTATACGCCATATGATCCAAATTCGATGGACACAGTCAATCGATTAGCAGCTCCTTCTTGGGAGCATCTTTTTGGTACTGATAATTTTGGCAGGGATATTTTTAGCCGTGTAATGGAAGGATCGCAAACCGCATTTATCATCGGGATTTCATCCGTTTCAGTTGGATTATTTTTTGGCTTTTTAATTGGTGCCAGCGCGGGTTATTTTGGCGGCTGGATCGATGAATTAGCGATGCGGTTTATTGATGCGATGTTTGCCTTTCCTGGAATTCTATTAGCCATTATGCTTATTTCTGTTTTTGAACCTGGCATAAAGAATACGATTCTCGCCCTAGGTATCATGAGTATCCCTTCATTTGCCCGGATTATCCGCTCAAGCTTTATTCAATATAAGCAGTATGATTTCGTTAAAGCGAGTATAGCCAAAGGGGCAAGTTCGTTTCGCATTATTTTTCATCATATATTACCGAATGCATCGTCACCGATCCTAGTTGCGGCATCCCTAAGTTTTTCAGGAGCGATCCTTGCTGAATCGGGATTAAGTTATCTGGGAATTGGTGTTCAGCCGCCAGACCCGAGCTGGGGGCGGATGCTGAAGGAAGCACAGCCTTATATTGCGTCTGCACCATGGTATGTCGTGATCACAGGGGTAATTATTACGATTATGGTGTTAGGCTTTAATTTGCTGGGTGACGGTATTCGAGATAAACAGGATAAAAAAGCGTAG